Sequence from the Streptosporangium brasiliense genome:
CCGGGGTCCTCCAGATCAACGCGGGCGGCACGATCGGCCCGTGGGACGTCACGGCGGGTTCGGTCGACCTGATCGGCTTCGCGGGTCCCTGGCGGGCCGCCAAGGGACGGCAGTCGGTCGACCTGTCGGGCGGCGGGGCCGGACGGATCGAGCAGTCCTTCGCCACGACGGCCGGACGCTGCTACACCGTCAGCTACGCCCTGGCGGGCAACACCCACGGCGGCCCGGTGGTGAAGACGGGATACGCGCGGGTGACCCAGGGCCCGCTCATCGTCCAGCGGGCGTTCTCCTTCGACACCACCGGTAAGACGCCCCAGAACATGGGCTACGTGCGGGAGAAGTTCTCCTTCTGCGCGCAGGACACCACCGCGACCCTCGCCCTCGTCTCGACCACCGCCGGGGTGTACGGCCCGGCGGTCGACGATGTGATCGTCGCTCCGCGACTGCCCTGGATCGGCATCGGGGACCTCGGCATCGAGGACGCCGGCGCCGGGAACGCCATCATCGGGAAGGCCGGCGCCGGGAACACGGGCGCCGGGAACGAGGGCGTCGGAGGGGCCGGCTGACGGCCGGCACGCGGGCCCCGGCGGACCGCCGGGACCCGCGTGCCCCAGGCCCGCCACGGGCCGCAGGCGATGAGAGGCGAGCCGCGGGCGGCGGGGACGGCTAGCGGGTGCCGCCGGGCTTCCAGAGGATCTCCTCGCCGCGGGCGGCGACCCGGCAGAGGATGAACATCAGGTCGCTCAGCCGGTTGAGATACTTGGCGGTCAGCGGGTTGACGTCGTCGTGCGCCTCCAGGGCCGACCAGGTGGTCCGCTCGGCCCGCCGGACCACCGTCCTGGCCACATGGAGCTGGGCGACGGCCGGGGTGCCGCCCGGCAGGATGAAGCTGCGCAGCGGCTTGAGCCGCCCGTTGAACTCGTCGCACCGCGCCTCCAGCCACTCGACATAGGAGGGCTCGACCCGCAGCGGCGGGAACTCGGGGGCCTCGGTGACCGGGGTGCACAGGTCGGCGCCGACGTCGAACAGCTCGTTCTGGATCCGGCCGAGGACCGAGCTGACGTCCTCGTCGAGGGCGCCGGTGGCCAGGGCCACGCCGATCGCCGCGTTGGCCTCCTCGACGTCGGCGTAGGCGGCCAGGCGGGGGTCGGTCTTACGGGTGCGGCTCATGTCGCCGAGCGCGGTCGTGCCGTCGTCGCCGGTCCGTGTGTAGATCTTGGAGAGCACCACCGGCTCGTCTCTGTCAGCTCGCGTCATGTGGCTCAGCGTATCGCTCGGAAAATATTTAAGTTTGTCCTGATAGTGGACAATATGATTTACCAATGGTTTCTGGTTTTTACCTGCGATTCCCCCACATCTCCCGCGATACGCTGACGTTCGTCGCCGACGACGACGTCTGGGCGGCTCCCGCGGAGGGCGGCCGGGCCTGGCGGCTCTCCTCGGACCGGGCTCCCGCCGGCCATCCCCGGCTGTCCCCCGATGCCGCCAAGGTCGCCTGGACGAGCGTCCGCGACGGGGCGCCCGAGGTGTTCCTGGCCGACCTGGAGTCCGGCTCCGCCGAGCGGCTGACCTACTGGGGCGACCGCCGGACCCGCACGCGCGGCTGGACGCCGGACGGCGAGATCCTCGCGATCAGTGCGGCCGGTCAGCCCTTCGCCTCCCGGACCTGGGCCTACACGCTGGGCGAGGACCGGGCCGAGCGGCTGCCCTACGGCCCGGTCACCGATCTGGCGGTCACCGAGGACGCGGTGGCGCTGCTCACCGCCTCCCTCGCCCGCGACCCGGCGACCTGGAAGCGCTACCGGGGCGGTACGGCGGGGCGCCTCTGGGTCCAGCAGGCGGGGGGTGACTTCACCCGGCTCCTGGCGGAGGTGAAGGGGCACTTCGCCAGCCCGATGCTCGTCGGCGGGCGCCTGGTCTTCCTCTCCGACCACGAGGGCGTCGGCAACCTCTACTCCTGCGCGCTGGACGGCACCGGCCTGCGCCGGCACACCGACCACGACGTCTTCTACGCCCGGCACGCCACCACCGACGGGACCCGGATCGTCTACCAGAACGCCGGAGACCTCTATCTGCTGGACGGCCTCGACGCCGAGACGCGCAAGCTCGACGTCACGCTCGGCTCCCCGCTGCGGGGGCGGCAGCCGTACCAGATCAACGCGGGCCGCAGGCTGCACGACCTGGCCGTGGACGCGACCGGGCGGGCCAGCGCGGTGGAGATCCAGGGCTCGGTGCACTGGATCACCCACCGGGACGGCCCGGCCCGGCAGCTCAGCACCGGCCTGTCGGCGGGACGGCCGCGCATCCTCGGCACGGACCGGGTGGTGTGGGTCTTCGACGACGGGGAGAGGCAGGGGCTGGAGATCGGTCCGGCCAGCGGCGGGGAGAGCCGCAGGATCGCGGCGGGCAAGCTCGGCGAGGTCGGTGACCTGGCCGTCGCGCCCGACGCGAACACGATCGCGGTCGCCGCCAGGGACGGGCGGCTGCTCCTGGTGGACGTGGCCTCCGGGGAGGTCACCGAACTGGCCGCCGCCAACGGCGAGATCGACGGGCTGGCCTGGTCGCCCGACTCCGCGTGGCTGGCCTGGTCGCACCCGGAGGCCACGCCGCTGCGCCGGATCCGGCTGGCCCGGGTGGTGGACCGGGCCGTCACCGACGTCACCGACGGCCGGTTCGTGGACATCTCGCCCGCGTTCGCCGGCGACCACCTGGCGTTCCTGTCGCGCCGCGGCTTCGACCCGGTCTACGACGCGCACTCCTTCGACATGTCCTTCCCGTTCGGCTACCGCCCCTACCTGGTGCCGCTGTCGGCGACCACCCCGTCGCCGTTCGCGCCCAGCTCCGAAGGGCGTCCTGTCGGCGAGCCGGACGACGACGACAAGAAGGGCAAGGACGACACCTCGATCACCGTCGATCTAGAGGGGATCGCCGCCAGGGTCGTGCAGGTGCCGGTGCCGGAGGGGCGCTACTCGGCGCTGCGCGCGGTCAAGGGCGGGTTCGTCTGGCTGCGCGAGCCGCTGGCCGGGGAGCTCGGCGAGGACCGGGACGAGGTGGGCGGTGAGGCCCCCAAGCCCGCGCTGGACCGCTACGACCTGGTCAAGCGCAAGTGGGAGGAAGTGGTCGACAAGCTCGACTGGTACCGGGTGAGCGGCGACGGCACCCAGCTCGTCGTCTCCCACAAGGGCACGCTCACCGTCCGTCCGGTCACCGGCAAGAACGGCGACGACGCGACCGTCGACCTGTCGCGGATCCGGATCACCGCCGACCCGCGGGCCTACCGGCGGCATGCCTACACCCAGATGGGCCGCCGGATGCGCGCGGACTTCTGGGTCGAGGACATGGCCGACGTCGAGTGGGAGGCCGTGCTGGAGGAGTACCGGCCGCTGGTGGAGCGCGTGGCGACCGCCGACGACTTCGCCGACCTGCTCTGGGAGGTCGTCGGGGAGCTCGGCAGCTCGCACGCCTACGTCGACGGCGCCCCCTGGGGGCACCCCGCCTCCGACCCGGTCGGCCTGCTCGGCGCCGACCTGTCCAGGAACGGCGACGGCCGCTGGCAGGTGGACCGGGTGCTGCCGGGTGAGTCCTCCGACGTGCACGCCCGCTCCCCGCTGGCCGTGCCCGGCGTGGGGATCCAGCCGGGGGAGACGCTGCTGGCGGTCGACGGCCGCCCGGTGCCGCCGCAGGGCCCTGCCCCGCTGCTGGTCGGTGCGGGGGACAAACCGGTCGAGCTGACCCTGGGCGGCGGGCGCAGGGTCGTCGTCACACCGCTCCACGACGACCGGCGCCTGCGTTACCAGGACTGGGTGGCCGGGCGCCGGGCGCATGTCCGCGAGCTCGGCGACGGCCGTGTCGGCTACCTGCACATCCCCGACATGGTCGCCGAGGGCTGGGCGCAGTTCCACCGCGACCTGCGCAGGGAGATGACCTTCGAGGCGCTCGTCGTGGACGTCCGGGGCAACCGGGGCGGCCACACCTCCGAGCTCGTCATCGAGAAGCTGATCCGCAGGGTCATCGCCTGGGACCTCCCCAGGGGCATGACGCCGATCACCTACCCCGAGGACGCTCCGCGGGGCCCGCTGGTCGCGGTCACCGACCAGGACGCCGGATCCGACGGCGACATCGTCACCGCCGCCTTCAAGATCCACAAGCTCGGGCCGGTGGTGGGCACCCGCACCTGGGGCGGCGTCATCGGCATCGAGGGCGGCCACCGCCTGGTCGACGGCTCGCACATCACCGTGCCCCGGTACTCCTTCTGGTTCGAGGGGCTCGGCTGGGGAGTGGAGAACTACGGCGTCGACCCCGACGTCGAGGTGGACATCACCCCCGATGACTGGGCCGCCGACCGGGACCCGCAGATCGAGGAGGCGGTACGGCTCGCGCTGGCCGCCCTCGACGAGCGCCCCGCGGCCACCCCGCCCGACCCCGGGACCCGTCCCTCCCGCCGTCGCCCGGCGCTGCCGCCCCGCCCGTAGCTGACATTTGTCATCCCACGGAGCTGAAAGATCCGTGGTCGTCCGGTGATATCGGCGACTACCTGCTAAAACGGTGAAACGCGACGATTGTCCGCATGAGAACAGCGCAGCTCGCGGACGCGTCCGGCACCGGAGCCGCCGACCTCGGGAACGTGATCGAGGTCGGCGGGCTCCGGCAGAAGTACGGTGATTTCGAAGCCGTCCGCGGCATCTCCTTCACCGTCGCGAAGGGTGAGATCTTCGGCCTGCTCGGCACCAACGGCGCGGGCAAGACCACCACGATGGAGGTCCTGGAGGGCTTCCGGCCCGCCACCGCCGGCACGGTCCGGGTGCTCGGCCTCGACCCGGTCGGCCAGCACCGCCTGCTCCGGCCCCGGGTCGGGATCATGCTGCAGGAGGGCGGCTTCCTCGGCGACCTCACCGTGGCCGAGACCGTGAGCCTGTGGAACGGGTTGAGCGAGGACGCCGGTCGCCCGGTCACGCTGGTCGGCAGCACCGCGCTGCCCGGGGGCTTCAACCTCCTGGGCCGGGTCAGGGGCGTGGACCGGGCGACCATGGGGGCGCTGGAGCTGGTCGGCCTGGAGAGCAAGGCCAGGACCAAGGTCCGGCAGCTGTCGGGTGGCCAGAAGCGCAGGCTCGACCTCGCGCTCGCGGTGCTCTCGCGGCCGGAGGTGCTCTTCCTGGACGAGCCGACCACGGGGATGGACCCCGAGGCCCGCCGGACCACGTGGCAGGTGATCGAGGACCTGCGGGCCGGTGGCACCACCGTGCTGCTCACCACGCACTACCTGGAGGAGGCCGAGCGCCTCGCCGACCGGCTGGCAATCATGCACGAGGGCCACATCCACACCTACGGGACGGTCGAGGAGGTGGTGGCCGGCTCCGGCGACACCATCGCCTTCCGGCTCCCCGGCACCTCATGGACCTTCGGCGACCTGCCCGCCCCGGACGGCGTCACCCCCGTGCTGACCTACGCCGACGGCGGCACCGAGGTCGCCTACACCGTCACCGGCGGACAGGCCGAGCTCCGCGCGCACGCCGCGCTCCGGCCGCTGCTGGCCTGGGCCGACGGGCGGGGCGAGGTCCTGCAACGGCTCGCCGTACGCCGAGGGACCCTTGAGGACGTCTTCATGAGCGTGGTGGGGGAGGGGCGATGAGCGGGGGCGTGCCGGGCGCCCCCGGTGTGACGGCCGGCGGAGGGCGCGCGGTCATGTGGTGGACGGTCCGGACGAGGAGTGGTGAGTGATCATGAAGACCGACGTTCTGCACGCCGTACGGCTGGCGAGGCTCGACCTGACCCTGGTGGGCAGGAACACGACGGTGCTGTTCAACGTGCTGCTGCTGCCGCTCCTGATGGCCTGGATGTTCACCCAGACCCAGAACGGGATGGACGTCGCCGGGGTGCCCGGGCAGCTCTACGTGCTGACCGGGGTGCCCGGCCTGATGCTGGGGTTCGCCGTCTTCATCAACCTGGTCAACTCCTTCACGGCGCGGCGTGAGGAGCTGGTGCTCAAGCGGCTGCGCGGGGGCCAGCCGTCCGCGCCGGCGGTCCTCGGCGGCGCCGCCCTCGGCG
This genomic interval carries:
- a CDS encoding choice-of-anchor C family protein, which gives rise to MKRRRWVAGPAVALPAAFALALSASAGAHASAALPLIANGSFETPLSPGVLQINAGGTIGPWDVTAGSVDLIGFAGPWRAAKGRQSVDLSGGGAGRIEQSFATTAGRCYTVSYALAGNTHGGPVVKTGYARVTQGPLIVQRAFSFDTTGKTPQNMGYVREKFSFCAQDTTATLALVSTTAGVYGPAVDDVIVAPRLPWIGIGDLGIEDAGAGNAIIGKAGAGNTGAGNEGVGGAG
- a CDS encoding cob(I)yrinic acid a,c-diamide adenosyltransferase; protein product: MTRADRDEPVVLSKIYTRTGDDGTTALGDMSRTRKTDPRLAAYADVEEANAAIGVALATGALDEDVSSVLGRIQNELFDVGADLCTPVTEAPEFPPLRVEPSYVEWLEARCDEFNGRLKPLRSFILPGGTPAVAQLHVARTVVRRAERTTWSALEAHDDVNPLTAKYLNRLSDLMFILCRVAARGEEILWKPGGTR
- a CDS encoding S41 family peptidase is translated as MVSGFYLRFPHISRDTLTFVADDDVWAAPAEGGRAWRLSSDRAPAGHPRLSPDAAKVAWTSVRDGAPEVFLADLESGSAERLTYWGDRRTRTRGWTPDGEILAISAAGQPFASRTWAYTLGEDRAERLPYGPVTDLAVTEDAVALLTASLARDPATWKRYRGGTAGRLWVQQAGGDFTRLLAEVKGHFASPMLVGGRLVFLSDHEGVGNLYSCALDGTGLRRHTDHDVFYARHATTDGTRIVYQNAGDLYLLDGLDAETRKLDVTLGSPLRGRQPYQINAGRRLHDLAVDATGRASAVEIQGSVHWITHRDGPARQLSTGLSAGRPRILGTDRVVWVFDDGERQGLEIGPASGGESRRIAAGKLGEVGDLAVAPDANTIAVAARDGRLLLVDVASGEVTELAAANGEIDGLAWSPDSAWLAWSHPEATPLRRIRLARVVDRAVTDVTDGRFVDISPAFAGDHLAFLSRRGFDPVYDAHSFDMSFPFGYRPYLVPLSATTPSPFAPSSEGRPVGEPDDDDKKGKDDTSITVDLEGIAARVVQVPVPEGRYSALRAVKGGFVWLREPLAGELGEDRDEVGGEAPKPALDRYDLVKRKWEEVVDKLDWYRVSGDGTQLVVSHKGTLTVRPVTGKNGDDATVDLSRIRITADPRAYRRHAYTQMGRRMRADFWVEDMADVEWEAVLEEYRPLVERVATADDFADLLWEVVGELGSSHAYVDGAPWGHPASDPVGLLGADLSRNGDGRWQVDRVLPGESSDVHARSPLAVPGVGIQPGETLLAVDGRPVPPQGPAPLLVGAGDKPVELTLGGGRRVVVTPLHDDRRLRYQDWVAGRRAHVRELGDGRVGYLHIPDMVAEGWAQFHRDLRREMTFEALVVDVRGNRGGHTSELVIEKLIRRVIAWDLPRGMTPITYPEDAPRGPLVAVTDQDAGSDGDIVTAAFKIHKLGPVVGTRTWGGVIGIEGGHRLVDGSHITVPRYSFWFEGLGWGVENYGVDPDVEVDITPDDWAADRDPQIEEAVRLALAALDERPAATPPDPGTRPSRRRPALPPRP
- a CDS encoding ABC transporter ATP-binding protein yields the protein MRTAQLADASGTGAADLGNVIEVGGLRQKYGDFEAVRGISFTVAKGEIFGLLGTNGAGKTTTMEVLEGFRPATAGTVRVLGLDPVGQHRLLRPRVGIMLQEGGFLGDLTVAETVSLWNGLSEDAGRPVTLVGSTALPGGFNLLGRVRGVDRATMGALELVGLESKARTKVRQLSGGQKRRLDLALAVLSRPEVLFLDEPTTGMDPEARRTTWQVIEDLRAGGTTVLLTTHYLEEAERLADRLAIMHEGHIHTYGTVEEVVAGSGDTIAFRLPGTSWTFGDLPAPDGVTPVLTYADGGTEVAYTVTGGQAELRAHAALRPLLAWADGRGEVLQRLAVRRGTLEDVFMSVVGEGR